The following are from one region of the Mycolicibacterium diernhoferi genome:
- the ald gene encoding alanine dehydrogenase, which translates to MLVGIPTEIKNNEFRVAITPAGVAELTRRGHDVIIQAGAGDGSAISDNDFKAAGAEMVATAEQVWTEAELLLKVKEPIESEYARMRAGQTLFTYLHLAASKPCTDALLASGTTSIAYETVQTTGPDGSVALPLLAPMSEVAGRLSAQVGSYHLMKAHGGRGVLMGGVPGVAPAEVVVIGGGVAGYNAARVAKGMGARVTVFDVNINTLRRIDGEFGGGIETRYSSILDLEEAAKSADLVIGAVLVPGAKAPKLISNALVAHMKPGAVLVDIAIDQGGCFEDSRPTTHDDPTYAVHDTVFYCVANMPGAVPRTSTFALTNATMPYVLKLADHGWQQACRMDGALAKGLSTHQGALLSEQVAADLDLPFTDPAGLLA; encoded by the coding sequence ATGCTCGTCGGCATCCCGACCGAGATCAAGAACAACGAATTCCGTGTCGCCATCACCCCGGCCGGCGTTGCCGAACTCACCCGCCGCGGACACGACGTCATCATCCAGGCCGGCGCCGGTGACGGATCGGCCATCTCGGACAACGACTTCAAGGCCGCCGGCGCGGAGATGGTCGCGACCGCCGAACAGGTGTGGACCGAGGCCGAGCTGCTGCTCAAGGTGAAGGAACCGATCGAATCCGAGTACGCACGGATGCGCGCGGGCCAGACCCTGTTCACCTATCTGCATCTGGCCGCCTCCAAGCCGTGCACGGATGCGCTGCTGGCCTCCGGCACCACCTCGATCGCGTATGAGACCGTGCAGACCACTGGACCGGACGGGTCGGTGGCGCTTCCCCTCCTCGCCCCGATGAGCGAGGTCGCCGGCCGGTTGTCCGCGCAGGTCGGCTCCTACCACCTGATGAAGGCCCATGGCGGCCGCGGTGTGCTGATGGGCGGCGTCCCGGGCGTGGCACCGGCCGAGGTCGTCGTCATCGGCGGTGGTGTGGCCGGTTACAACGCCGCCCGGGTCGCCAAGGGCATGGGTGCCCGTGTCACGGTGTTCGACGTCAACATCAACACGTTGCGCAGGATCGACGGCGAGTTCGGCGGCGGCATCGAGACCCGGTACTCGTCCATCCTGGACCTCGAAGAGGCGGCCAAGTCGGCCGACCTGGTGATCGGGGCGGTGCTGGTGCCCGGAGCCAAGGCCCCCAAGCTGATCAGCAACGCCCTTGTCGCGCACATGAAGCCGGGCGCTGTCCTGGTGGACATCGCCATCGACCAGGGTGGCTGCTTCGAGGACTCCCGGCCGACCACCCACGACGACCCGACCTACGCCGTACACGACACGGTCTTCTACTGTGTCGCGAACATGCCGGGTGCGGTGCCGCGCACCTCCACCTTCGCGTTGACCAACGCCACCATGCCCTACGTGCTCAAGCTCGCCGACCATGGTTGGCAGCAGGCGTGCCGGATGGACGGCGCTCTCGCGAAGGGCCTGTCCACCCATCAGGGTGCGCTGCTGTCCGAGCAGGTGGCCGCCGACCTGGACCTGCCGTTCACCGATCCAGCGGGCCTGCTGGCCTGA
- a CDS encoding Lrp/AsnC family transcriptional regulator, which produces MGEQSSTSKPRGTVAPKDVRPSDLDDIDRRMLLALHADARISNSALAEAVGIAPSTCHGRLRRLQELGVIRGFYTDIDPAAVGLTLQAMISVSLNSNARGRIRDFIQQIRRRPQVMDVYFLAGGDDFILHVAARDTEDLRAFVVENLNADADVAGTQTSLIFEHLRGASPL; this is translated from the coding sequence ATGGGTGAACAATCCTCGACATCAAAGCCTCGTGGGACGGTTGCCCCGAAGGATGTTCGGCCCTCGGATCTCGACGACATCGACCGGCGGATGCTGCTCGCGCTGCACGCGGATGCCCGCATCTCCAACAGCGCGCTGGCCGAGGCGGTCGGCATCGCGCCGTCGACCTGTCACGGGCGACTACGGCGGTTACAGGAACTCGGGGTGATCCGCGGTTTCTACACCGATATCGATCCGGCGGCGGTCGGCCTGACGCTGCAGGCGATGATCTCGGTGAGCCTGAACTCCAACGCGCGTGGCCGGATCCGCGACTTCATCCAGCAGATCCGCCGGCGGCCACAGGTGATGGATGTGTACTTCCTGGCCGGTGGGGACGACTTCATCCTGCACGTCGCGGCCCGGGACACCGAGGACCTGCGGGCCTTCGTGGTGGAGAACCTCAATGCCGACGCCGATGTGGCCGGCACCCAGACCTCGCTGATCTTCGAGCATCTGCGCGGGGCGTCCCCGTTGTGA
- a CDS encoding META domain-containing protein — MRLLLLALTGLMTIGCVGTASAENPTPDGREFVSVDVTGEPIPGGGPMTLGFADGQISAFAGCNRGSGAVDLADGRLRAGELAMTMMACPPPRGEADGWLSRFLAAGPAWTLAGDDLTLSTDTTTVTLRDKLVVDPDRPLVGTTWRVDTLVSEQSAMTSVALEQARPTLTITAEQTVTGWTGCNTFYGRAEVDEQTVTFAPVNTSGPACPGEVGDIERAIVRVLDGPVETSIDADRLTLTGAGGNGLVLSAV; from the coding sequence GTGCGCCTGCTCCTACTCGCCCTGACCGGGCTGATGACGATCGGCTGCGTCGGGACCGCCTCGGCCGAGAACCCCACCCCGGACGGCCGGGAGTTCGTCTCGGTCGACGTCACCGGGGAGCCGATCCCCGGCGGCGGGCCGATGACGCTGGGGTTCGCCGACGGGCAGATCTCGGCGTTCGCCGGGTGCAACCGCGGGTCCGGCGCCGTGGACCTGGCCGATGGGCGGCTGCGTGCGGGTGAACTCGCCATGACGATGATGGCCTGCCCGCCACCGCGGGGTGAGGCGGACGGATGGCTGTCCCGGTTCCTGGCGGCCGGGCCGGCCTGGACGCTGGCCGGTGACGACCTCACCTTGAGCACCGACACCACCACGGTCACGCTGCGCGACAAGTTGGTCGTCGACCCGGACCGGCCGCTGGTCGGCACCACCTGGCGGGTGGACACGTTGGTCTCCGAGCAGTCCGCGATGACGTCGGTGGCGCTGGAGCAGGCCCGCCCGACGCTGACCATCACCGCCGAACAGACCGTCACCGGATGGACCGGATGCAATACCTTCTACGGCCGCGCCGAGGTCGACGAGCAGACCGTGACGTTCGCACCGGTGAACACCAGCGGCCCGGCGTGCCCGGGTGAGGTCGGCGATATCGAGCGCGCGATCGTGCGGGTGCTCGATGGTCCCGTCGAGACCTCCATCGACGCCGACCGGCTGACCCTGACCGGAGCCGGCGGCAACGGGCTGGTGCTGAGCGCCGTTTAG
- the dapB gene encoding 4-hydroxy-tetrahydrodipicolinate reductase — MRVAVLGARGKVGATMVDAVQNAADLELSAQVDAGDPLTLLTDGATEVVIDFTHPDVVMDNLKFLIDNGIHAVVGTTGFTDERIAQVRQWLAAKPEVAVLIAPNFAIGAVLSMHFAKQAARHFESVEVIELHHPHKADAPSGTATRTAKLIAEARKGLPPNPDATSTGLEGARGADVDGIPVHSIRLAGLVAHQEVLFGTQGETLTIRHDSLDRTSFVPGVLLGVRKVAQRPGLTIGIEPLLDLS, encoded by the coding sequence ATGCGAGTTGCAGTACTGGGTGCCCGGGGCAAGGTCGGCGCGACGATGGTCGACGCCGTGCAGAACGCCGCCGACCTCGAACTGTCGGCGCAGGTCGACGCGGGTGATCCGCTGACGCTGCTGACCGACGGCGCTACCGAGGTCGTCATCGACTTCACCCATCCCGATGTGGTGATGGACAATCTGAAGTTCCTGATCGACAACGGCATTCATGCGGTGGTCGGGACCACCGGGTTCACCGATGAGCGCATCGCCCAGGTGCGGCAGTGGCTGGCCGCCAAGCCGGAGGTGGCGGTGCTGATCGCCCCCAACTTCGCGATCGGGGCGGTGCTGAGCATGCACTTCGCCAAACAGGCGGCCCGGCACTTCGAGTCCGTCGAGGTGATCGAACTGCATCACCCGCACAAGGCCGATGCACCGTCGGGTACCGCCACCCGCACCGCCAAACTGATCGCCGAGGCGCGAAAAGGCTTGCCGCCCAACCCCGACGCCACCAGCACCGGACTCGAGGGTGCCCGCGGCGCCGACGTCGACGGGATCCCGGTGCATTCGATCCGGTTGGCCGGGCTCGTCGCGCACCAGGAGGTGCTGTTCGGCACGCAGGGCGAGACACTGACCATCCGGCACGACAGCCTGGACCGCACCTCGTTCGTCCCGGGGGTGCTGCTCGGCGTGCGCAAGGTGGCCCAGCGGCCCGGTCTGACCATCGGGATTGAGCCTCTGCTCGACCTGTCATGA
- a CDS encoding flavodoxin family protein, producing the protein MRLLLIHHTPSPHCQEMFEAVLAGASDPEIEGVEVVRRPALTCSAADMLDADGYLLGSPANLGYISGALKHAFDGAYYQILDSTRGRPFGLYLHGNEGTEGAERAVEGITTGLGWVKAAETVVVSGRPGKHDLEACWNLGASVAAQLME; encoded by the coding sequence ATGAGGCTGCTGCTGATCCACCACACGCCGTCCCCGCACTGCCAGGAGATGTTCGAGGCGGTGCTGGCCGGGGCGAGCGATCCCGAGATCGAGGGCGTGGAGGTGGTGCGCCGGCCCGCGCTGACCTGTTCGGCAGCCGACATGCTGGACGCCGACGGCTACCTGCTCGGCAGCCCGGCCAACCTGGGCTACATCTCCGGGGCGCTCAAGCACGCCTTCGACGGGGCCTATTACCAGATCCTCGACTCCACGCGGGGCAGACCGTTCGGCCTCTACCTGCACGGCAACGAGGGCACCGAGGGCGCCGAGCGGGCGGTCGAGGGCATCACCACCGGACTCGGATGGGTGAAAGCCGCTGAAACCGTGGTGGTATCGGGTAGACCTGGCAAGCACGATCTCGAAGCGTGCTGGAATCTCGGCGCGTCGGTAGCTGCACAGTTGATGGAATGA
- a CDS encoding dienelactone hydrolase family protein, with amino-acid sequence MPITTDTITTADGTCRVSVAIPDGDGPWPAVVMYPDAGGARDTFDQMATRLAGHGYVVLVPDVYYRSPGWAPFDMANVFGDAEERARLFGMIGTVTPEIMAVDGAAFFDYLQSRPDVSGTRFGTTGYCMGGRTSLIVAGRVPDRVAAAMSFHGGGLVTDDPGSPHLLADKIQAAVYVAGAEADASFTAENAQTLDKALTAAGVEHTVEIYPAGHGFAVPDNAPYDEAAAERHWEAMARVFGDRLG; translated from the coding sequence ATGCCGATCACCACCGACACCATCACCACCGCCGACGGCACCTGCCGGGTCAGCGTTGCGATACCCGATGGAGACGGGCCCTGGCCCGCGGTGGTGATGTACCCCGACGCCGGCGGCGCCCGGGACACCTTCGACCAGATGGCCACCCGGCTGGCCGGGCACGGTTACGTCGTGCTGGTTCCCGACGTGTACTACCGCAGCCCGGGTTGGGCCCCGTTCGACATGGCCAATGTGTTCGGTGACGCCGAGGAGCGCGCCCGGCTGTTCGGGATGATCGGCACCGTCACCCCGGAGATCATGGCCGTCGACGGCGCAGCCTTCTTCGATTACCTGCAATCGCGCCCGGACGTCAGTGGCACCCGGTTCGGCACCACCGGCTACTGCATGGGTGGGCGCACCTCGCTGATCGTCGCCGGACGCGTACCCGACCGGGTGGCGGCGGCGATGTCCTTCCACGGCGGCGGTCTGGTCACCGACGATCCGGGCAGCCCGCACCTGCTGGCCGACAAGATCCAGGCCGCGGTGTACGTGGCCGGGGCCGAGGCGGATGCCTCGTTCACCGCGGAGAACGCGCAGACGCTGGACAAGGCGCTCACCGCCGCCGGTGTCGAGCACACCGTCGAGATCTATCCCGCCGGGCACGGTTTCGCCGTCCCGGACAACGCGCCCTACGACGAGGCCGCCGCCGAGCGGCACTGGGAGGCGATGGCGCGGGTGTTCGGCGACAGGCTGGGCTGA
- a CDS encoding thymidylate synthase codes for MPIATPYEDLLRLVMEQGTPKSDRTGTGTRSVFGHQLRYDLTAGFPLITTKKVHTKSVIYELLWFLRGDSNVRWLQEHGVTIWDEWASDTGDLGPVYGVQWRSWPTPSGEHIDQISNALELLKSDPDSRRNIVSAWNVGEIPQMALPPCHAFFQFYVADGKLSCQLYQRSADLFLGVPFNIASYALLTHMMAAQAGLGVGEFIWTGGDCHIYDNHVEQVALQLSREPRPYPELVLAQRDSIFDYTYEDISVRNYDPHPGIKAPVAV; via the coding sequence GTGCCCATCGCGACCCCGTACGAGGATCTGCTGCGCCTGGTGATGGAGCAGGGAACGCCGAAGTCAGACCGGACCGGCACCGGCACCCGCAGCGTGTTCGGTCATCAGCTGCGCTACGACCTGACGGCCGGGTTCCCGCTGATCACCACCAAGAAGGTGCACACCAAATCGGTGATCTACGAGTTGCTGTGGTTCCTGCGCGGCGACTCGAACGTGCGCTGGCTGCAAGAGCACGGCGTCACCATCTGGGACGAATGGGCCTCGGACACAGGAGATCTGGGACCGGTCTACGGCGTGCAGTGGCGGTCCTGGCCGACTCCGTCGGGTGAGCACATCGACCAGATCAGCAATGCGCTGGAACTACTGAAGAGCGACCCGGACTCGCGCCGCAACATCGTCTCGGCCTGGAACGTCGGCGAGATCCCGCAGATGGCCCTGCCGCCGTGCCACGCGTTCTTCCAGTTCTACGTCGCCGACGGCAAGCTGTCCTGCCAGCTGTACCAGCGCAGCGCGGACCTGTTCCTCGGGGTGCCGTTCAACATCGCCAGCTACGCGCTGCTGACCCACATGATGGCCGCGCAGGCCGGCCTGGGCGTCGGGGAGTTCATCTGGACCGGCGGGGACTGCCACATCTACGACAACCACGTCGAGCAGGTGGCCTTGCAGTTGTCCCGGGAGCCGCGGCCCTATCCGGAACTCGTTTTGGCACAGCGTGATTCGATCTTCGATTACACCTACGAGGACATCAGCGTGCGCAACTACGACCCGCATCCGGGCATCAAGGCCCCGGTGGCGGTGTGA
- a CDS encoding dihydrofolate reductase — protein sequence MELVWAQSLSGVIGRDNAIPWRVPEDMARFKELTMGHTVLMGRLTWESLPAKFRPLPGRRNVVLSRDPGYVAEGAEVITALPDDFDGWVIGGAQLYALALPLADRCEVTEIDIDLRRDDHDAVAPLLDESWAGTEGEWLTSSSGLRYRFNSYVRT from the coding sequence ATCGAACTGGTCTGGGCCCAATCGCTGTCCGGTGTGATCGGGCGCGACAACGCCATCCCGTGGCGGGTGCCCGAGGACATGGCCCGCTTCAAGGAGCTGACCATGGGGCACACCGTGCTGATGGGGCGGCTCACCTGGGAATCGCTGCCGGCGAAGTTCCGCCCGCTGCCGGGGCGCCGCAATGTGGTCCTCAGCCGCGACCCGGGCTATGTGGCCGAGGGCGCCGAGGTCATCACCGCGCTGCCCGACGACTTCGACGGCTGGGTGATCGGGGGTGCCCAGCTCTACGCGCTGGCGCTGCCGCTGGCCGACCGGTGCGAGGTCACCGAGATCGACATCGATCTGCGCCGCGACGACCACGATGCGGTCGCGCCGCTGCTCGACGAATCCTGGGCCGGCACCGAGGGGGAGTGGCTGACCAGCAGTTCGGGCCTGCGGTACCGCTTCAACAGTTATGTGAGGACCTGA
- a CDS encoding winged helix-turn-helix domain-containing protein, with protein MPTLTAAQARRVAVAAQGFHEPKPAGAPTRAHLKRLISRIQVLQLDSVSVAVRAHYAPVFSRLGPYERDVLDRAAWAHSARSPRLLVEYWAHEAALMSVQDWPLLRWRMAEYRHGRWGTEIVKKNAALAEKIVAAVAELGPCTAGQIEAHLETEPRGRKGPWWDRSDTKWVAEALWSAGVLTTATRVGFARHYDLTERVLPPDVLAREVSDEEAVRELILRSAGALGVATEPDLRDYFRLNPKQSKPAVAALVAAGELEAVEVDGWNAPAYLRAGQKVPRRDRGTALLCPFDPLIFFRPRMERLFDFHYRIEIYTPADKRRFGYYVWPFLLDGELVGRVDLKADRAAGALQVLGAFTEDGRDRSRVAAAMAGELRSMAGWLGLDDVAVGERGDLIRPLRAALVTR; from the coding sequence GTGCCCACTCTGACCGCTGCGCAGGCCCGTCGGGTCGCCGTCGCCGCACAAGGATTTCACGAGCCGAAGCCGGCGGGCGCCCCCACCCGCGCCCACCTGAAGCGGTTGATCTCCAGAATCCAGGTGCTGCAGCTGGATTCGGTGTCGGTCGCGGTGCGGGCCCACTACGCGCCGGTGTTCAGCCGGCTCGGCCCGTATGAGCGCGACGTGCTGGACCGGGCGGCCTGGGCGCACAGCGCCCGCTCGCCCCGGCTGCTGGTCGAGTACTGGGCGCACGAGGCGGCGCTGATGTCGGTGCAGGACTGGCCGCTGCTGCGCTGGCGGATGGCCGAATACCGGCACGGCCGCTGGGGCACCGAGATCGTCAAGAAGAACGCCGCGCTCGCCGAGAAGATCGTGGCGGCGGTCGCCGAACTGGGTCCGTGCACCGCCGGGCAGATCGAGGCGCACCTGGAGACCGAACCGCGCGGCCGGAAAGGTCCCTGGTGGGATCGCTCCGACACCAAGTGGGTGGCCGAGGCGCTGTGGTCGGCCGGGGTGCTGACCACCGCGACCCGCGTCGGGTTCGCGCGGCACTACGACCTCACCGAACGCGTGCTGCCGCCGGACGTGCTGGCCCGTGAGGTCTCCGACGAAGAGGCGGTCCGGGAGCTGATCCTGCGGTCGGCCGGCGCGCTGGGGGTGGCCACCGAACCGGACCTTCGTGACTATTTCCGGCTCAACCCCAAGCAGAGCAAGCCGGCGGTGGCCGCGCTGGTGGCCGCGGGCGAGCTGGAAGCGGTCGAGGTCGACGGCTGGAACGCGCCGGCCTATCTGCGGGCCGGACAGAAGGTGCCCCGTCGCGACCGCGGTACCGCGCTGTTGTGCCCGTTCGACCCGCTGATCTTCTTCCGTCCGCGGATGGAGCGGTTGTTCGATTTCCACTACCGCATCGAGATCTACACCCCCGCGGACAAGCGCCGGTTCGGCTACTACGTGTGGCCGTTCCTGCTCGACGGGGAACTCGTGGGCCGGGTCGACCTCAAGGCCGATCGCGCCGCCGGCGCCCTGCAGGTCCTCGGTGCCTTCACCGAGGACGGCCGGGACCGCTCGCGGGTGGCCGCCGCGATGGCGGGTGAGTTGCGGTCGATGGCCGGCTGGCTGGGACTCGACGATGTCGCGGTCGGCGAGCGCGGGGACCTGATCCGCCCGTTGCGGGCGGCGCTCGTCACGCGCTGA
- a CDS encoding GGDEF domain-containing protein — protein MSGGWVRRSLRNVDQFHWFSAYLHDRHLDQPWRLATFGFTAFFTGIPLLMLASHYGPTSASTRVVAIGAAVCGMAAGSIWLMSWPTRTQSLLFYSVCSASIAASCLVISTSYGALMGCTMFAAVGGLLAFFHNLVHVLTNFSVGLFCALVASFRLYADTGDHALVLASLLLVIGLNIGVPLGVHALVYSLRRELRFSDRDPLTGLRNRRSFYSSVHEMMLERRGGRAVVNVTMIDVDDFKKLNDTRGHAAGDEALVRIAAVLRHNCGPGVIAARLGGEEFVIADIASPERHAQIVERIRVGIAELPVQITASLGTCAAEIDGDVEAEHPQFLDQLIGAADAAMYRSKRAGGNRVQHRTLDPTSTSP, from the coding sequence ATGTCTGGGGGGTGGGTGCGCCGATCACTGCGCAACGTCGACCAGTTTCACTGGTTCAGCGCCTACCTGCACGACCGCCACCTCGATCAGCCCTGGCGGTTGGCCACCTTCGGATTCACCGCCTTCTTCACCGGGATTCCGCTGCTGATGCTGGCGAGCCACTACGGACCGACCAGCGCGTCGACCCGCGTGGTGGCCATCGGGGCGGCGGTGTGCGGCATGGCGGCCGGCTCGATCTGGTTGATGAGCTGGCCCACCCGCACGCAGTCACTGCTGTTCTATTCGGTGTGTTCGGCCTCCATCGCGGCGAGTTGCCTGGTGATATCGACGTCCTACGGCGCCCTGATGGGCTGCACGATGTTCGCCGCCGTGGGCGGCCTGCTCGCCTTTTTCCACAACCTGGTGCATGTGCTGACCAACTTCTCGGTGGGCCTGTTCTGTGCGTTGGTCGCCTCGTTCCGGCTCTACGCCGACACCGGGGACCACGCCTTGGTGCTGGCCTCGCTGCTGTTGGTGATCGGTCTGAACATCGGCGTCCCGCTGGGCGTGCACGCGTTGGTGTACTCGCTGCGACGCGAGTTGCGGTTCTCGGACCGCGATCCGCTCACCGGGTTGCGCAACCGCCGGTCGTTCTACAGTTCGGTGCACGAGATGATGCTGGAGCGCCGCGGGGGACGGGCCGTCGTCAACGTGACGATGATCGACGTCGACGACTTCAAGAAGCTGAACGACACGCGCGGGCATGCCGCCGGAGATGAGGCGCTGGTCCGGATCGCCGCGGTGCTGCGCCACAACTGCGGGCCGGGTGTCATTGCGGCGCGCCTCGGCGGGGAGGAGTTCGTCATCGCCGACATCGCCAGCCCCGAGCGGCATGCGCAGATCGTCGAACGGATCCGGGTGGGAATCGCCGAACTCCCGGTGCAGATCACCGCGAGTCTGGGCACCTGCGCCGCCGAGATCGACGGGGATGTCGAGGCCGAGCATCCGCAGTTCCTCGACCAGTTGATCGGGGCGGCGGACGCGGCCATGTACCGGTCCAAGCGGGCCGGCGGTAACCGGGTCCAGCACCGCACGCTGGACCCGACCTCAACCTCACCGTGA
- a CDS encoding SDR family oxidoreductase — MQEPQIALVTSASRGIGAEVAHQLAHPGTHVIVNYREKAGRAHAVADAIRDAGGHASAVAADISDESAAETMIAGIRQRFGRLDTLVLNASGGLESGAEPSYAMRLNRDAQRRLVTLALPLMPAGSRVVFITSHQAHFYPHKAVPLGYAPIAASMRAGETAMYGLRYEFHRRGIHFTVVSGDMIDGTDVLTRLHGPALEPRRHAPLPSADQFAAAIAGAAQSQFHPGIVYVGGSEYLRTA, encoded by the coding sequence ATGCAAGAACCACAGATCGCCCTGGTGACCAGTGCTTCCCGCGGCATCGGTGCGGAAGTCGCCCATCAGCTCGCACACCCCGGAACCCACGTGATCGTGAACTACCGGGAAAAGGCCGGTCGCGCGCACGCCGTCGCCGATGCCATCCGGGATGCCGGCGGGCACGCGTCGGCCGTCGCCGCCGACATCTCCGACGAGTCCGCGGCCGAGACCATGATCGCCGGTATCCGGCAGCGGTTCGGCCGGCTGGACACCTTGGTGCTCAATGCCTCCGGCGGGCTGGAGAGCGGCGCCGAGCCCTCCTACGCGATGCGGCTGAACCGTGACGCGCAGCGCCGGTTGGTCACGCTGGCGCTACCGCTGATGCCCGCCGGTTCGCGCGTCGTGTTCATCACCAGCCACCAGGCCCACTTCTACCCGCACAAGGCGGTGCCGCTGGGATACGCGCCGATCGCGGCGAGCATGCGGGCCGGGGAAACCGCGATGTACGGCTTGCGCTACGAGTTCCACAGGCGGGGAATTCATTTCACCGTGGTCTCGGGCGACATGATCGACGGCACCGACGTTCTCACCCGTCTGCACGGCCCGGCGCTGGAGCCGCGCCGGCACGCGCCGCTGCCGTCGGCCGATCAATTCGCCGCGGCCATCGCCGGCGCGGCGCAGTCACAGTTCCACCCCGGCATCGTCTACGTCGGCGGGTCGGAGTACCTGCGCACCGCCTGA
- a CDS encoding MFS transporter, with protein MPATERSALTEWRRYGTVPVAAALGYSLGVIHVYSLGVFMAPLQEEFGWSRAQASVGLTIVGGAAAVAALPIGLMVDRMGPRRVGLIGTVLMATAFGLFSTASGTMANWILLWSVLAFASFWVQTTVWTSAVASRFETSRGLAFAVTLSGGSLGAALFPALATAFIGEWGWRGAFAGLGAAWGALVVLAVALFFRGAQDRKSAPAAVAADPAPVELAGVTLREGLRSVTFYRLLLAAGLFAFTTLGVVVHLVPILRDAGTEPLAAAGTAALVGVFSIVGRLGVGLLLDRFSGRVVGACAYLVPIVGAALLLLDGTNPVSQTIAAALFGLTLGAEVDVIAYLAARYFGLRNFGGLFGGLVAALSLGTAFGPLAAGLSFDRFGGYSEFLVLTMVLMGISSAALAGLRPAPVWPQPSGGAQVLRPADVDDAGVEL; from the coding sequence ATGCCCGCAACCGAGCGCTCCGCTCTCACGGAATGGCGGCGCTACGGCACCGTTCCGGTCGCCGCCGCACTCGGCTATTCGCTCGGTGTGATCCACGTCTATTCATTGGGCGTGTTCATGGCGCCGCTGCAGGAGGAGTTCGGCTGGAGCCGGGCGCAGGCGTCGGTGGGGTTGACCATCGTCGGCGGCGCGGCGGCCGTGGCCGCCCTGCCGATCGGGCTGATGGTCGACCGGATGGGCCCGCGCCGGGTGGGGCTGATCGGGACCGTGCTGATGGCCACCGCGTTCGGGCTGTTCAGCACGGCCTCCGGGACGATGGCCAACTGGATTCTGTTGTGGTCGGTGCTGGCATTCGCCAGTTTCTGGGTGCAGACCACGGTGTGGACCAGCGCCGTCGCCAGCCGGTTCGAGACCTCTCGCGGCCTGGCGTTCGCGGTGACCTTGTCGGGTGGTTCGCTGGGCGCCGCGCTGTTTCCCGCGCTGGCGACCGCGTTCATCGGCGAGTGGGGCTGGCGCGGGGCGTTCGCTGGCCTGGGCGCGGCCTGGGGTGCCCTCGTGGTGCTGGCCGTCGCCCTGTTCTTCCGGGGCGCGCAGGACCGGAAGTCCGCGCCGGCCGCGGTCGCCGCCGATCCGGCCCCGGTCGAGCTGGCGGGTGTGACCCTGCGGGAAGGCCTGCGGTCGGTGACGTTCTACCGACTACTGCTGGCCGCCGGACTGTTCGCGTTCACCACGCTGGGAGTGGTGGTGCACCTGGTGCCGATCCTGCGGGATGCCGGCACCGAACCGCTGGCCGCCGCCGGTACCGCCGCCCTGGTCGGGGTGTTCTCGATCGTCGGCCGACTGGGCGTGGGCCTGCTGCTGGACCGTTTCTCGGGCCGTGTCGTCGGCGCCTGCGCCTATCTGGTCCCGATCGTGGGCGCGGCGCTGCTACTGCTCGACGGGACCAACCCGGTGAGCCAGACGATCGCCGCCGCGCTGTTCGGGTTGACCTTGGGCGCGGAGGTGGATGTCATCGCCTACCTCGCGGCACGCTATTTCGGTCTGCGCAACTTCGGTGGCCTGTTCGGCGGGCTGGTCGCCGCCCTGTCACTGGGCACGGCGTTCGGCCCGCTGGCCGCCGGACTCAGTTTCGACCGGTTCGGCGGATACTCCGAGTTCCTGGTGCTGACGATGGTGCTGATGGGGATCAGCAGCGCCGCGTTGGCCGGCCTGCGGCCGGCACCCGTGTGGCCGCAGCCGTCAGGCGGTGCGCAGGTACTCCGACCCGCCGACGTAGACGATGCCGGGGTGGAACTGTGA